Proteins encoded in a region of the Delphinus delphis chromosome 13, mDelDel1.2, whole genome shotgun sequence genome:
- the VSIG10 gene encoding V-set and immunoglobulin domain-containing protein 10 isoform X2, translating to MAAGVRASEPRVLVCLGALLARWVAAGLEAVVIGEVHENITLRCGNILGPRGLITWYRNDSEPVFLLSSNSSLPPAQPRFSLVNASSLHVEALSLQDEGNYTCWEVLNETRWFQVWLQVARGPYQVEVNISSTGRLPNGTLYAAKGSQVDFCCSSSSWPPPMVEWWFRAPDSSTEPFGNNLTASCFKLFLMSQNLQGNYSCLATNMLGGRHRKVTTELLVYSPPPSAPQCWAELSPGLFTLQLSCRWAGGYPDPDLLWTEEPGGVVMGTSKLGVEMLNQPQLLDGKKFKCVGSHIVGPELGASCVVQIRSPSLLSEPMKTCFVGGNVTLTCEVSGAYPPAKILWLSNLTQPEVIIQPSSHHLITQSGQSSTLTIRNCSQDLDEGYYVCRAENPVGVREVDIWLSVKEPVNIGGIVGTIVSLLLLGLAIISGLLLYYSPVFCWKVGSTFRRQDMGDVMVLVDSEEEEVEEEEDAAEEEEEEASERDESPKEVTKYGHIHRVTALVNGNVDRMANGLQALQDDPSPTPPIR from the exons GACTGGAGGCTGTCGTCATTGGAGAAGTTCACGAGAATATCACGCTGCGCTGTGGCAACATCTTGGGACCGAGGGGCCTCATAACCTGGTACCGCAATGACTCGGAGCCTGTCTTCCTCCTGTCCTCCAATTCCAGCCTCCCGCCAGCCCAGCCACGCTTCTCTCTGGTGAATGCCAGCTCCCTGCACGTGGAGGCGCTGAGCCTGCAGGATGAAGGGAACTACACCTGCTGGGAGGTCCTGAACGAGACTCGGTGGTTCCAGGTGTGGCTGCAGGTGGCCA GAGGCCCCTATCAGGTTGAGGTCAACATCTCCAGCACTGGCAGGCTCCCCAACGGCACGCTGTATGCGGCCAAGGGCTCCCAGGTGGATTTCTGCTGCAGCAGCAGCTCCTGGCCTCCGCCCATGGTTGAGTGGTGGTTCCGGGCCCCGGATTCTAGCACCGAGCCCTTCGGAAACAACCTGACGGCCAGCTGCTTCAAGCTGTTTCTGATGTCACAGAACCTCCAAGGGAACTACAGCTGTTTGGCCACAAACATGCTTGGCGGGAGACATCGAAAGGTGACCACCGAGCTCCTGGTCTACT CGCCCCCTCCGTCAGCCCCTCAGTGCTGGGCAGAGCTGTCGCCAGGACTGTTCACGCTGCAGCTCAGCTGTCGCTGGGCCGGAGGATACCCAGACCCAGACCTCCTGTGGACAGAAGAGCCAGGAGGTGTGGTTATGGGGACATCAAAGCTGGGGGTTGAGATGCTGAACCAGCCCCAGCTGTTGGATGGCAAGAAGTTCAAGTGTGTCGGGAGCCACATAGTGGGGCCGGAGTTGGGAGCCAGCTGTGTGGTACAGATCA GgagcccctcccttctctctgagcCCATGAAGACTTGTTTCGTGGGAGGCAATGTGACGCTCACCTGCGAAGTGTCTGGAGCCTACCCCCCTGCCAAGATCCTGTGGCTGAGCAACCTCACCCAGCCGGAGGTCATCATCCAGCCCAGCAGCCACCACCTCATCACCCAGAGTGGCCAGAGCTCCACCCTCACCATCCGCAACTGCTCCCAGGACCTGGACGAGGGCTACTATGTCTGCCGGGCTGAGAACCCcgtgggggtgagggaggtggACATCTGGTTGAGCGTGAAAG AACCTGTAAACATCGGGGGAATTGTGGGCACCATCGTGAGCCTCCTTCTGCTGGGACTGGccattatctctgggcttctgttgTACTACAGCCCTGTGTTCTGCTGGAAAG tAGGAAGCACTTTCAG GAGGCAAGACATGGGTGATGTCATGGTTTTGGTGGATTCAGAAGAggaagaggtggaggaggaggaagatgctgcagaagaggaagaggaggaagcaagTGAGAGGGACGAGTCTCCAAAAGAAGTAACCAAGTACGGCCACATCCACAGAGTGACCGCACTGGTGAATGGGAATGTGGACCGGATGGCCAATGGACTCCAGGCTCTGCAGG atgACCCATCCCCAACTCCACCAATACGTTGA
- the VSIG10 gene encoding V-set and immunoglobulin domain-containing protein 10 isoform X1: protein MAAGVRASEPRVLVCLGALLARWVAAGLEAVVIGEVHENITLRCGNILGPRGLITWYRNDSEPVFLLSSNSSLPPAQPRFSLVNASSLHVEALSLQDEGNYTCWEVLNETRWFQVWLQVARGPYQVEVNISSTGRLPNGTLYAAKGSQVDFCCSSSSWPPPMVEWWFRAPDSSTEPFGNNLTASCFKLFLMSQNLQGNYSCLATNMLGGRHRKVTTELLVYSPPPSAPQCWAELSPGLFTLQLSCRWAGGYPDPDLLWTEEPGGVVMGTSKLGVEMLNQPQLLDGKKFKCVGSHIVGPELGASCVVQIRSPSLLSEPMKTCFVGGNVTLTCEVSGAYPPAKILWLSNLTQPEVIIQPSSHHLITQSGQSSTLTIRNCSQDLDEGYYVCRAENPVGVREVDIWLSVKEPVNIGGIVGTIVSLLLLGLAIISGLLLYYSPVFCWKVGSTFRRQDMGDVMVLVDSEEEEVEEEEDAAEEEEEEASERDESPKEVTKYGHIHRVTALVNGNVDRMANGLQALQDDSSEQQSDIIQEEDRPV from the exons GACTGGAGGCTGTCGTCATTGGAGAAGTTCACGAGAATATCACGCTGCGCTGTGGCAACATCTTGGGACCGAGGGGCCTCATAACCTGGTACCGCAATGACTCGGAGCCTGTCTTCCTCCTGTCCTCCAATTCCAGCCTCCCGCCAGCCCAGCCACGCTTCTCTCTGGTGAATGCCAGCTCCCTGCACGTGGAGGCGCTGAGCCTGCAGGATGAAGGGAACTACACCTGCTGGGAGGTCCTGAACGAGACTCGGTGGTTCCAGGTGTGGCTGCAGGTGGCCA GAGGCCCCTATCAGGTTGAGGTCAACATCTCCAGCACTGGCAGGCTCCCCAACGGCACGCTGTATGCGGCCAAGGGCTCCCAGGTGGATTTCTGCTGCAGCAGCAGCTCCTGGCCTCCGCCCATGGTTGAGTGGTGGTTCCGGGCCCCGGATTCTAGCACCGAGCCCTTCGGAAACAACCTGACGGCCAGCTGCTTCAAGCTGTTTCTGATGTCACAGAACCTCCAAGGGAACTACAGCTGTTTGGCCACAAACATGCTTGGCGGGAGACATCGAAAGGTGACCACCGAGCTCCTGGTCTACT CGCCCCCTCCGTCAGCCCCTCAGTGCTGGGCAGAGCTGTCGCCAGGACTGTTCACGCTGCAGCTCAGCTGTCGCTGGGCCGGAGGATACCCAGACCCAGACCTCCTGTGGACAGAAGAGCCAGGAGGTGTGGTTATGGGGACATCAAAGCTGGGGGTTGAGATGCTGAACCAGCCCCAGCTGTTGGATGGCAAGAAGTTCAAGTGTGTCGGGAGCCACATAGTGGGGCCGGAGTTGGGAGCCAGCTGTGTGGTACAGATCA GgagcccctcccttctctctgagcCCATGAAGACTTGTTTCGTGGGAGGCAATGTGACGCTCACCTGCGAAGTGTCTGGAGCCTACCCCCCTGCCAAGATCCTGTGGCTGAGCAACCTCACCCAGCCGGAGGTCATCATCCAGCCCAGCAGCCACCACCTCATCACCCAGAGTGGCCAGAGCTCCACCCTCACCATCCGCAACTGCTCCCAGGACCTGGACGAGGGCTACTATGTCTGCCGGGCTGAGAACCCcgtgggggtgagggaggtggACATCTGGTTGAGCGTGAAAG AACCTGTAAACATCGGGGGAATTGTGGGCACCATCGTGAGCCTCCTTCTGCTGGGACTGGccattatctctgggcttctgttgTACTACAGCCCTGTGTTCTGCTGGAAAG tAGGAAGCACTTTCAG GAGGCAAGACATGGGTGATGTCATGGTTTTGGTGGATTCAGAAGAggaagaggtggaggaggaggaagatgctgcagaagaggaagaggaggaagcaagTGAGAGGGACGAGTCTCCAAAAGAAGTAACCAAGTACGGCCACATCCACAGAGTGACCGCACTGGTGAATGGGAATGTGGACCGGATGGCCAATGGACTCCAGGCTCTGCAGG ATGACAGCAGTGAGCAGCAGAGTGACATCATTCAAGAAGAAGACAGGCCAGTTTGA